GCGCGCCGCGCCACGCAGCACGAAGCGGTCGCGCACGAACCACAGGCCCAGCAGGTACACCGCCACCGGGATCGCCACCGCGTAGTCGCCGGCCAGCAGACCCAGGTCGGCGTGGCCGGTGACGATATCCACCAGTACCGCGAAGCCCGTGCCGACCGCCGCGCCAGACATGAAGATGATGATGTGTCCGTAACCCCAGGTCAGCGCGCGTGACAGCGACTGTTCCTGTAAATGCTCTTCCGCGGAGAAGTACAGCCACCACATCGAAAACAGGATCACCAGTGAAGACAGCGCAAGGTGCAGCAGCGCGATGTCGAAATGGTCGCCGACGGCCCGGCTCAAGGCCATGCTGCCGGCCAGCAGGGTTTCCCCGAGCACGATGATGTTCAGCAGACCATAGCGTTCGATGATGTGATGGCGGTGCCACGGCGTCGTGGCGCGGCGCTCGGACCGCCATCTCCAGGACCGCGCCCAAGGCGAACAGACCATAGAACGCCGCCGGCTGCGTCGGCTGCGCCACCATCAGGGTCACCCAGTACAGCTGCACCAGCGCGATGCCGGCCGCATACCACAGGGCGGTGCTGCGACGGTCCGGATCGTGCCGTGCCGCCCGCAACCACAAGGCCACCATGCCCAGGCGCATGATCACGTAACCGATCACGATCAGAAACAGATCGTTCCGTTCGAACAACTGGCTGATGCCGGCCGCCATCGTCAGCGAGCCCGCCATGATCAACAGCGTCAACAGGCGGTACGGGGTGTCATCGTTGTCATAGGCCGAAGCGAACCAGGTGTAGTTCATCCACGCCCACCAGGTTCCGAAGAACGCGGCGCAGAACTTGAGCAGGCCACCCAGCACATGCGCTTCGGCAATGGCATGGTGCAGCCCCGCCGCAGCGGCCGCGATGGCGATCACCGAAACCAGATCGAACAGCAGTTCCAGCGGCGTGGCGGCGCGGTGCGGCTCGTGCATATCACGGGGTGTCATCGGCCGCCGTGTGGCTCTGGATTGATCGATCATGTCGGAATGCGGACTTGCGGGGCGTCAATGGTAGCCGCCACCGATCAGGCCTCGCTGCTGTTCGACGAAGACAAGGGACTCTTCCCCAAATGCGGCAGCACGCCTCGCACCGCCCTAGACTGACGGGTTCACGCCAGCGCGCATCTGATCAATTTTGTGCATTTTCTTTACCTAAGATGATTGACATGCATAGAAAAACGAACTTTCCTATACGTATCGGTCCGATTGGATAAGGAAACGCTCATGATCCCCCCGCTGGAATCGCTGTCGCCGTCGCGCTTCGATACGCCGGCCATTCTCAAGCGACTCGCCAGCGCCAGCCGCCACCTCGCCGAACTGAAGGGCGTGGCCGCGTCGATCCCGCACCAAGGCATCCTGATCAGCACGCTAGGCATGCAGGAGGCCAAAGACAGTTCGGAGATCGAGAATATTGTCACCACACACGATGAACTATTCCGCGACGACGGCGCGCCGGACGCCGCCGCAAGCCCAGCGGCTAAAGAGGTACTGCGCTACCGCCAAGCGCTATGGCTGGGTTTTGATGCCGTGCGCAACACCGGCGTGCTCACCAACCGGAACATCCTGGACATTCAGCAGGAGCTGGAGCGCAACCGCGCTGGCTTCCGCAAGCTGCCGGGCACAGCGCTCAAAGACGGCGCGGGCCGCGTGATCTACACGCCACCTTCGCCGGAGCAGCTGCCCGCGCTGATGACCGACCTGGAACGCTTCATTAACGACGGATCCTTGTTTGACGCAGACCCGCTGATCCGCATGGCGCTGATCCACCACCAGTTTGAAAGCATTCATCCGTTCTACGACGGCAACGGCCGTACCGGCCGAATCATCAACGTGCTCTATCTGGTCAAGGAGGCCTTGCTGGATGGTCCGGTGCTCTATCTCAGCCGCCACATCGTCCTGACCAAGCCCGACTACTACCGCCTGCTGCAGGACGTGAGGGAGCGCGATCGCTGGGAAGACTGGGTGCTGTACATGCTTACGGCGGTGGAAAGCACTGCGCGCCAGGCGGTCGCCACCATCCACGAGATCAAGGCTGTGCTGTTCGACATGAAGCACCGCATTCGCAGCCAGCACCGCTTCTACAGCCAGGACCTGATCAACAACCTGTTCAGCCACCCGTATACCAAGATCGAGTTCGTGCAAACCGACCTTCAAGTATCGCGGCTCACCGCGGCGCGCTATCTGGAGGCGCTGACCGAC
Above is a genomic segment from Gammaproteobacteria bacterium containing:
- a CDS encoding Fic family protein, whose translation is MIPPLESLSPSRFDTPAILKRLASASRHLAELKGVAASIPHQGILISTLGMQEAKDSSEIENIVTTHDELFRDDGAPDAAASPAAKEVLRYRQALWLGFDAVRNTGVLTNRNILDIQQELERNRAGFRKLPGTALKDGAGRVIYTPPSPEQLPALMTDLERFINDGSLFDADPLIRMALIHHQFESIHPFYDGNGRTGRIINVLYLVKEALLDGPVLYLSRHIVLTKPDYYRLLQDVRERDRWEDWVLYMLTAVESTARQAVATIHEIKAVLFDMKHRIRSQHRFYSQDLINNLFSHPYTKIEFVQTDLQVSRLTAARYLEALTDSGFLTKIKLGRSNYYVNKALNDILTRPNRIGTGT